GAGCTGGCCGCCGACATGCTCGACCTGGTGGGCATTCCCGAACCCCACAAGCGCCTGAAGAACTACCCGCACCAGATGTCGGGCGGGATGCGCCAGCGCGTGATGATCGCGATGGCGCTTTCCTGCAACCCCAGCCTGCTCATCGCCGACGAGCCCACCACCGCGCTCGACGTCACGATTCAGGCGCAGATCCTGGAGCTGATGAAGAAGCTGCAGGAAGAGATCGGCATGTCGATCATGTTCATCACCCACGACCTGGGCGTGGTGGCCGAAATGGCCGACCGCGTCGTGGTGATGTACGCGGGCCGGGCGGTCGAAGAGGCCGACGTGGTCAACACCTACAAGGATCCGCTGCACCCCTACACGATGGGGCTCCTGAACTCGGTGCCGCGCGTCGACGAAAGCGCCGTCAACCAGCAGCGGCTCGAGGCCATCCCCGGGAACGTGCCCAACCCGCTCTTCCTGCCGCCCGGATGCGCCTTCCACCCCCGCTGCAAGTACGCGGTCCCCGGGGTGTGCGACCAGGAGATTCCGCCCCTCGAGGATGCCGGTAACGGGCACATGGTGCGCTGCGTGCGCTGGCGGGAGATCAGGGAGGAGGCCCACGCATGAACAGGGACGCCACGCCCCTCATGGAAGTCAACCACCTCAAGAAGTGGTTCCCGATTCGCGGCGGTATCCTCTCGCGCACCGTGGGGCACGTCAAAGCGGTGAACGACGTCAGCTTCTACGTCAACCGCGGCGAAGTGCTCGGGCTGGTGGGCGAGTCGGGTTCGGGCAAGACCACCGTGGGCCGCACCATCCTGCGCCTCATCGAGCCCACCGACGGCGAGGTCATCTTCGACGGCACCGACGTGGTGGGGCTGTCCAAGCCCGAGCTGCGGCCCTTCCGCCGCCGCATGCAGATCATCTTCCAGGACCCGTTCGCCTCGCTCAACCCGCGCATGACCGTGGGCGACATCATTGCCGAGCCGCTGATCATCCACCGGCTCGTCAAGACGGCCCAGGAGCGTACCGACCGGGTGGCCGAGCTGCTCAAGCTCGTGGGCCTCTCGCCGGACCACATGCGCCGCTACCCCCACGAGTTCTCCGGCGGGCAGCGCCAGCGCATCGGCATCGCCCGCGCCCTCGCGGTGGATCCCGAGTTCATCGTCGCCGACGAGCCCGTTTCCGCGCTCGACGTCTCCATTCAGGCCCAGGTCGTCAACCTGCTGCAGGACCTCAAGGACGAGCTGGGGCTGACCCTGCTCTTCATCGCCCACGACCTCGCGGTCGTCGAATACGTTTCCGATCGCATCGCGGTGATGTACCTGGGCAAGATCATGGAGATGGCGCCGGCCAACGAGCTCTACACCAACCCGAAGCACCCCTACTCCGAGGCCCTGCTCTCGGCGGTGCCGGTGCCCGACCCCACGATCAAGCGCGAACGCATCGTGCTCGAGGGCGACATCCCCAGCCCCATCAACCCGCCTTCGGGCTGCGTCTTCCGCACCCGCTGCCGCTACGCCATTCCCGAGTGCGCCGAGACCGTGCCCGAGCTGCGCGAGGTTTCCCCGGGGCACTACAAGGCCTGCATCCGCGACGACATCTTCTGAGCCCCGCACCCGGCCGCACCCGCCCGTGAGCGCCTCTCATGGGCGGGTGCGTTAGTCTGGTCCTATGAAAACCAAAAGTTGGACGGTCCTCCTGGCGGTGTTGGGGCTGGGCTTCGCGGCGGCCCAGCAGGCCTTCGTCTACACCGGATTCGCCGAGATTCACGAACCCATCCGGCTTCCCGCCGCGAGCTGGACCTGGTTCCCCGACGCCGAGCTGTCCGGTTCGCTGGTGGACGGAACCGTGCGGCTGCTCGGGGTGGAGGAGACCCGGCGCGTCTGGCGCGGCGGCGCCGTAATCTTCTTCTACGAAGGCGCGGGGGCGGCGCAGCTCGCCTACCTGACCCGCAACCTGGGGTACAGCCTCTACTACGACCTGGACGCCGACCGCGGCCGCTTCGTGGGGTGGAGCAAGATCGAAAACCGTCTGGGGCGCCCGCTCGCCTTCGAGCGCCTGACCTTCGTGGCCGGGGAGGTGCCGTTGCGCTCGGGCGGCGCTCCGGTTATGTCCAAGTCGGCGCGCGGCCTGGCCCTGGACGCCGTCGCCGAAGCGGCGCCGATGCCGAGCTACGCGGGTAGCGGCGGCGGGGTCTACCGCTACGTCCTCGAGAACCCCCCGACGCTGGAGGTCGGGGTCAACGAGCTGCCCTTCTTGAAGG
This genomic stretch from Oceanithermus profundus DSM 14977 harbors:
- a CDS encoding ABC transporter ATP-binding protein, with translation MNDKRLLEVKGLKVHFKTDEGIVKAVDGVSYHIDKGETLAVVGESGSGKSVSALAMMRLIPMPPGMIAGGEIHFRGKDGEVKELLSLPEHEMRRIRGNDIAMIFQEPMTSLNPVYTVGDQIAEAIVLHQGKSKKEALELAADMLDLVGIPEPHKRLKNYPHQMSGGMRQRVMIAMALSCNPSLLIADEPTTALDVTIQAQILELMKKLQEEIGMSIMFITHDLGVVAEMADRVVVMYAGRAVEEADVVNTYKDPLHPYTMGLLNSVPRVDESAVNQQRLEAIPGNVPNPLFLPPGCAFHPRCKYAVPGVCDQEIPPLEDAGNGHMVRCVRWREIREEAHA
- a CDS encoding ABC transporter ATP-binding protein, which translates into the protein MNRDATPLMEVNHLKKWFPIRGGILSRTVGHVKAVNDVSFYVNRGEVLGLVGESGSGKTTVGRTILRLIEPTDGEVIFDGTDVVGLSKPELRPFRRRMQIIFQDPFASLNPRMTVGDIIAEPLIIHRLVKTAQERTDRVAELLKLVGLSPDHMRRYPHEFSGGQRQRIGIARALAVDPEFIVADEPVSALDVSIQAQVVNLLQDLKDELGLTLLFIAHDLAVVEYVSDRIAVMYLGKIMEMAPANELYTNPKHPYSEALLSAVPVPDPTIKRERIVLEGDIPSPINPPSGCVFRTRCRYAIPECAETVPELREVSPGHYKACIRDDIF